In Myxococcus stipitatus, the following are encoded in one genomic region:
- a CDS encoding outer membrane protein assembly factor BamD, with the protein MRSAVAFLTTVLLLTSGCAALSGSQGGEPDYAVTADENLTLGSVALENKDFLKAQKYFEYVRSKFPYQEAAREAELKLADVDFAREAFPEARDQYQSFIKLHPTHPKVDYAAYRSALTHVQSYPSEFFALPPSEEKDQVEIRSALSTMEEFLREYPDSQYAPEAKRNADDARRRLAEHEMYVARFYQKRGRWKAVAQRLEAILSKYPGTSLEEEVLFDLHDAYVKLNDPKRAQETLRQVLRRLPGTPAAEKAQRMLGT; encoded by the coding sequence ATGCGTTCCGCCGTCGCCTTCCTGACCACCGTCCTGCTGCTCACCTCCGGTTGCGCCGCCCTGTCCGGCTCCCAAGGAGGCGAGCCCGACTACGCCGTCACCGCCGATGAGAACCTCACGCTCGGCAGCGTGGCCTTGGAGAACAAGGACTTCCTCAAGGCCCAGAAGTACTTCGAGTACGTCCGCTCGAAGTTCCCCTACCAGGAGGCCGCGCGCGAGGCGGAGCTGAAGCTGGCCGACGTGGACTTCGCCCGCGAGGCGTTCCCCGAGGCGAGGGACCAGTACCAGTCCTTCATCAAGCTCCACCCCACGCACCCCAAGGTGGACTACGCCGCGTACCGCTCCGCGCTCACCCACGTGCAGAGCTACCCGTCGGAGTTCTTCGCCCTGCCTCCGTCCGAGGAGAAGGACCAGGTGGAGATTCGCTCCGCCCTGTCCACGATGGAGGAGTTCCTCCGCGAGTACCCGGATTCGCAATACGCCCCGGAGGCCAAGCGCAACGCCGACGACGCGCGCCGGCGCCTGGCGGAGCACGAGATGTACGTGGCCCGCTTCTACCAGAAGCGCGGACGCTGGAAGGCCGTGGCCCAGCGCCTGGAGGCCATCCTCTCGAAGTACCCGGGCACGAGCCTCGAGGAAGAAGTCCTCTTCGACCTTCACGACGCGTACGTGAAGCTCAATGACCCGAAGCGCGCGCAGGAGACCCTGCGCCAGGTGCTGCGCCGCCTGCCGGGGACTCCCGCGGCGGAGAAGGCCCAGCGCATGCTGGGCACGTGA
- a CDS encoding regulatory protein RecX has protein sequence MLSEDEGPAAVQRATDAGLKLLAARARTRHELLQALEKKGFASTVREQALSRLEGWGYLDDARFGHERAAALLRGGKGPGAVLQRLEAHGLSEDEARDALEAASGTVEFDALAAARGVLEKRGLTVRPLDGKSWARAARLLSGRGFSEDVIQQLLGEASLDPSGPDE, from the coding sequence ATGCTCTCGGAGGATGAAGGGCCAGCGGCCGTCCAGCGCGCCACGGATGCCGGGCTCAAGCTGCTGGCCGCTCGTGCCCGCACCCGCCATGAGCTGCTCCAGGCCCTGGAGAAGAAGGGCTTCGCCTCCACCGTGCGAGAGCAGGCCCTGTCCCGACTCGAGGGCTGGGGCTACCTCGATGATGCCCGCTTCGGCCACGAGCGTGCCGCCGCCCTGTTGAGAGGGGGCAAGGGCCCAGGGGCCGTCCTCCAGCGCCTGGAGGCCCACGGCCTCTCCGAGGACGAGGCTCGCGATGCCCTGGAGGCCGCCAGCGGCACCGTGGAGTTCGACGCCCTGGCCGCCGCCCGCGGGGTGCTGGAGAAGCGAGGGCTGACTGTCCGGCCACTCGACGGGAAGTCGTGGGCCCGGGCCGCACGCCTCCTGTCAGGCCGTGGATTCTCCGAGGACGTCATCCAGCAGTTGCTGGGTGAAGCTTCGCTGGACCCCTCGGGGCCAGACGAATAG
- a CDS encoding type IV pilus twitching motility protein PilT yields MELNEILQIALRGGASDIHLKAGLPPMFRVDGSLVPLKDGRRLPPEEVARMSFGIMNEFQKEKFKASNEVDLAYGVPGLGRFRVNVFQQRGTVGAVLRVIPFKVMTIQDLLLPQILAKICGEERGLILVTGTTGSGKSTTLAAMIDHINSNETSHIMTIEDPIEFLIRDKRSIVNQREVGVDTMSFAQALKSALRQDPDVILVGEMRDHETIETALHAAETGHLVMSTLHTLDATETVNRIVSAFPPHQQKQVRIQLASVLKAVVSQRLVPRADGKGRVAAVEVLRVTARVRELIEDKDRTKEIHDAIAQGTDSYGMQTFDQSLMSLVRQGLVTYEEAHRQATNPDDFALRFSGISGTSDSKWDNFDAKPGESRPIPGSASFAQKGAPAAAAAPAPAMPAPAPQAARPGAPMAPAAARPPAPAQPMRPPTPAPAARPAPAPAPAPAAGGDDDFQIERF; encoded by the coding sequence ATGGAACTCAATGAGATCCTCCAGATCGCCCTGCGCGGCGGTGCTTCCGACATTCATCTGAAGGCTGGTCTGCCGCCCATGTTCCGGGTGGATGGCTCGTTGGTGCCGTTGAAGGATGGCCGTCGCCTCCCGCCTGAGGAGGTGGCTCGGATGTCCTTCGGCATCATGAACGAGTTCCAGAAGGAGAAGTTCAAGGCGAGCAACGAGGTGGACCTGGCGTACGGGGTTCCGGGCCTGGGCCGCTTCCGTGTGAACGTCTTCCAGCAGCGCGGCACGGTGGGCGCGGTGCTGCGTGTCATCCCGTTCAAGGTGATGACCATCCAGGATCTGCTCCTGCCGCAGATTCTCGCGAAGATTTGTGGAGAGGAGCGCGGCCTCATCCTGGTGACGGGGACGACGGGCTCGGGAAAGTCCACGACGTTGGCGGCGATGATCGACCACATCAACTCCAACGAGACCAGCCACATCATGACCATCGAGGACCCCATCGAGTTCCTCATTCGCGACAAGCGCTCCATCGTGAACCAGCGCGAAGTGGGTGTGGACACGATGAGCTTCGCGCAGGCGCTCAAGAGCGCGCTGCGGCAGGACCCGGATGTCATCCTCGTGGGCGAAATGCGAGACCACGAGACCATCGAAACGGCGCTGCACGCCGCGGAGACGGGCCACCTGGTGATGTCCACGTTGCACACGCTGGACGCGACGGAGACGGTGAACCGCATCGTGTCCGCCTTCCCTCCGCACCAGCAGAAGCAGGTACGCATCCAGCTTGCGAGTGTGCTCAAGGCGGTGGTGAGTCAGCGTCTGGTGCCGCGCGCGGATGGCAAGGGCCGCGTGGCCGCGGTGGAGGTGCTGCGCGTCACTGCTCGTGTGCGTGAGCTCATCGAGGACAAGGACCGGACGAAGGAGATTCACGACGCGATTGCGCAGGGCACCGACTCGTACGGGATGCAGACCTTCGACCAGTCGCTGATGAGCCTGGTGCGGCAGGGGCTGGTGACGTACGAGGAGGCCCATCGTCAGGCGACGAACCCGGACGACTTCGCGCTGCGCTTCTCTGGCATCAGCGGGACGTCGGACTCGAAGTGGGACAACTTCGACGCCAAGCCCGGCGAGTCCCGTCCGATTCCGGGCTCCGCTTCGTTCGCGCAGAAGGGGGCGCCCGCGGCAGCCGCGGCGCCCGCTCCGGCGATGCCAGCCCCCGCGCCTCAGGCCGCGCGTCCCGGAGCGCCCATGGCTCCGGCTGCTGCTCGTCCGCCAGCACCGGCCCAGCCCATGCGACCTCCGACGCCCGCTCCCGCGGCGCGCCCGGCTCCTGCTCCCGCGCCTGCTCCAGCGGCGGGAGGGGATGACGACTTCCAGATCGAACGCTTCTGA
- the rpsI gene encoding 30S ribosomal protein S9, translating to MPIHQELGFYATGRRKEATARVWVRPGTGQVIINGREINDYFGRETSKMVLNQPLEILEQKGKLDVTVNVRGGGLSGQAGAIRHGIARALCAFNPEFRPALKKAGFLTRDARAVERKKYGQPGARRRFQFSKR from the coding sequence ATGCCCATCCATCAAGAGCTTGGTTTCTACGCCACCGGCCGCCGCAAGGAGGCCACCGCGCGCGTCTGGGTGCGTCCCGGCACCGGTCAGGTCATCATCAACGGTCGCGAGATCAACGACTACTTCGGTCGTGAGACCTCGAAGATGGTGCTCAACCAGCCCCTCGAGATTCTGGAGCAGAAGGGGAAGCTGGACGTCACCGTGAACGTTCGCGGCGGCGGTCTCTCCGGCCAGGCCGGCGCCATCCGCCACGGCATCGCCCGTGCGCTGTGCGCCTTCAACCCGGAGTTCCGTCCCGCGCTGAAGAAGGCCGGCTTCCTGACCCGCGATGCTCGCGCGGTCGAGCGTAAGAAGTACGGTCAGCCGGGCGCGCGTCGCCGGTTCCAGTTCTCCAAGCGCTAA
- the rplM gene encoding 50S ribosomal protein L13, protein MSQKTYSAKAGDIKRQWHVIDVSDKVLGRAASQIATLLKGKHKAMYTPSIDTGDHVIVINADKVKVTGTKEQDKMYYRHPHAGFPGALKITNLAKLRQRHPEDIIINAVRRMLPRNALGRQMMTKLKVYAGDTHPHAAQKPAAFSVEA, encoded by the coding sequence ATGTCGCAGAAGACCTACAGCGCGAAGGCTGGGGACATCAAGCGCCAGTGGCACGTCATTGACGTGTCCGACAAGGTGCTGGGCCGCGCGGCGAGTCAGATTGCCACCTTGCTCAAGGGCAAGCACAAGGCCATGTACACGCCGTCCATCGATACGGGCGACCACGTCATCGTCATCAACGCCGACAAGGTGAAGGTGACGGGGACGAAGGAGCAGGACAAGATGTACTACCGGCACCCGCACGCGGGTTTCCCGGGCGCCCTGAAGATCACCAATCTGGCGAAGCTGCGCCAGCGGCACCCCGAGGACATCATCATCAACGCCGTGCGTCGCATGCTGCCGCGCAACGCGCTGGGTCGCCAGATGATGACGAAGCTGAAGGTCTACGCGGGTGATACCCACCCCCACGCCGCCCAGAAGCCGGCTGCGTTCTCGGTTGAGGCGTAA
- a CDS encoding ATP-dependent helicase produces MDLSKLNPPQREAVVTLQGPLLVLAGAGSGKTRVITHRIVHLLNERPDHILARNILAVTFTNKAASEMKERLVHMAGPRAQGVLVCTFHAFGAEMLREDIHRLGWPKKFAIADMGDQLAIIRRAMREHRIDDRAFDARKVLTLISKAKNSGAAPEPKPEGIGDDYDLITHMVYPDYQLALKAQGSVDFDDLLLLPARLLREHSDLYLKYTHRFRYLLVDEFQDTNLAQLELLKLMAGQSRNVCAVGDDDQCIYSWRGAEVRNILNFDDFFPGGKEVRLEQNYRSVQMVLDAANAVIAKNPERKAKQMWTDRKGGPKVKIVACPNDEEEARFVAHEIQKHVSLGIPADDIAVLYRTNGQSHPIEEMLREKNIAYEVVGGSEFFDRREVKDVIAYFKVIVNRLDEISLMRIINVPSRGIGDVTVERLHGHSRAEGVTLWTVMRRATEYEDLPPGAGEKVREFVELIERYRAAYEQGQLATVTRKLLEEIGFRDATRAHATSATSADKKLKSVDGVLDSLERFEKREGPKASLLTYLNRLSLDNRQEDDEEAPGAKGRVTLMTIHSSKGLEYRLVFFIGMEEDLMPHGGMQGEAQNLEEERRLCYVGITRAKELLYLTRAVTRVKRGKEVPRTPSRFLEDLPAEVSEVIAMDAPRQGEPTVEEKNFFANLKERFKKPAPGAAPGGGGVPGR; encoded by the coding sequence ATGGACCTCTCGAAGCTCAACCCTCCTCAGCGCGAGGCCGTGGTCACCCTCCAGGGGCCCCTGCTGGTCCTCGCGGGCGCTGGCAGCGGGAAGACCCGCGTCATCACCCACCGCATCGTCCACCTGCTCAACGAGCGGCCAGACCACATCCTGGCTCGCAACATCCTGGCGGTGACCTTCACCAACAAGGCCGCCTCGGAGATGAAGGAGCGCCTGGTCCACATGGCCGGCCCCCGGGCACAGGGCGTGCTCGTGTGCACGTTCCACGCCTTTGGCGCGGAGATGCTCCGCGAGGACATCCACCGGCTGGGGTGGCCCAAGAAGTTCGCCATCGCGGACATGGGTGACCAGTTGGCCATCATCCGCCGCGCCATGCGCGAGCACCGCATCGACGACCGCGCCTTCGACGCGCGCAAGGTGCTCACGCTCATCTCCAAGGCGAAGAACTCCGGAGCCGCGCCCGAGCCCAAGCCCGAGGGCATCGGCGATGACTACGACCTCATCACCCACATGGTCTACCCGGACTACCAGCTGGCGCTGAAGGCGCAGGGCTCGGTGGACTTCGACGACCTGCTGCTCTTGCCCGCGCGTCTCTTGCGTGAGCACTCGGACCTGTACCTCAAGTACACCCACCGCTTCCGTTACCTTCTGGTGGACGAGTTCCAGGACACCAACCTGGCCCAGCTGGAGCTGCTCAAGCTGATGGCGGGCCAGTCGCGCAATGTGTGCGCCGTGGGGGATGACGACCAGTGCATCTACTCGTGGCGAGGCGCGGAGGTGCGCAACATCCTCAACTTCGATGACTTCTTCCCGGGCGGGAAGGAAGTGCGCCTGGAGCAGAACTACCGCTCCGTGCAGATGGTGCTGGACGCGGCCAACGCCGTCATCGCGAAGAACCCCGAGCGCAAGGCCAAGCAGATGTGGACCGACCGCAAGGGGGGACCGAAGGTGAAGATCGTCGCCTGCCCCAACGACGAGGAGGAGGCTCGCTTCGTCGCACACGAAATCCAGAAGCACGTGTCACTGGGTATCCCCGCAGACGACATCGCGGTGCTCTACCGGACCAACGGGCAGTCCCATCCCATCGAGGAGATGCTGCGCGAGAAGAACATCGCCTACGAGGTGGTGGGCGGCAGCGAGTTCTTCGACCGGCGCGAGGTGAAGGACGTCATCGCGTACTTCAAGGTCATCGTGAACCGGCTGGACGAAATCTCCCTCATGCGCATCATCAACGTCCCCTCGCGCGGGATTGGTGACGTGACGGTGGAGCGGCTGCACGGGCACTCGCGCGCCGAGGGCGTCACGCTCTGGACGGTGATGCGCCGGGCGACGGAGTACGAAGACCTGCCCCCGGGCGCCGGCGAGAAGGTGCGCGAGTTCGTCGAACTCATCGAGCGCTACCGCGCCGCCTACGAGCAGGGGCAGCTGGCCACCGTGACGCGCAAGCTGCTGGAGGAGATTGGCTTCCGCGACGCCACGCGTGCCCACGCCACCAGCGCCACCAGCGCGGACAAGAAGCTCAAGAGCGTGGATGGCGTGCTGGACTCGCTCGAGCGCTTCGAGAAGCGCGAGGGCCCCAAGGCCAGCCTGCTCACCTACTTGAACCGCCTGAGCCTGGACAACCGCCAGGAGGACGACGAGGAGGCTCCCGGCGCCAAGGGTCGCGTCACCCTGATGACCATCCACTCCTCCAAGGGCCTGGAGTACCGGCTCGTCTTCTTCATCGGCATGGAGGAGGACCTGATGCCCCACGGGGGCATGCAGGGCGAGGCGCAGAACCTCGAGGAGGAGCGCCGCCTCTGCTACGTGGGCATCACCCGCGCCAAGGAGCTGCTCTACCTCACCCGCGCCGTCACCCGCGTGAAGCGCGGCAAGGAAGTCCCCCGGACGCCCTCGCGGTTCCTGGAGGACCTCCCCGCCGAGGTCTCCGAGGTCATTGCTATGGACGCGCCGCGTCAGGGCGAGCCCACGGTGGAGGAGAAGAACTTCTTCGCCAACCTGAAGGAGCGCTTCAAGAAGCCGGCCCCTGGGGCTGCTCCAGGGGGAGGGGGCGTGCCTGGGAGGTAG
- a CDS encoding caib/baif family protein → MAKEKVARAEAEDPLAAEKAARELVAALGKREFLEQLQRLTKSYASDPGNPGSYACEGCQRCANCMFCKECDSCFQCTHCTRCELCNNCSHCVDCKSCHACAYCTQSENCTTSAYLVMCRNLQDCNYCFGCVGLAKKDFHILNVPFSRTEYFKVVGRLRKELGLS, encoded by the coding sequence GTGGCGAAGGAGAAAGTGGCGCGGGCCGAGGCGGAAGATCCGCTCGCCGCGGAGAAGGCGGCACGCGAGCTGGTGGCCGCGCTGGGCAAGCGTGAGTTCCTGGAGCAGCTCCAGCGGCTCACCAAGAGCTACGCATCGGACCCGGGCAACCCCGGCTCCTATGCGTGCGAGGGCTGTCAGCGCTGTGCCAACTGCATGTTCTGCAAGGAGTGCGACAGCTGCTTCCAATGCACCCACTGCACCCGGTGCGAGCTGTGCAACAACTGCTCGCACTGCGTGGACTGCAAGAGCTGTCACGCGTGCGCCTACTGCACGCAGAGCGAGAACTGCACCACCAGCGCCTACCTGGTGATGTGCCGCAACCTCCAGGACTGCAACTACTGCTTCGGCTGCGTGGGGTTGGCGAAGAAGGACTTCCACATCCTCAACGTCCCCTTCTCGCGGACCGAGTACTTCAAGGTCGTGGGCAGGCTGCGCAAGGAGCTGGGCCTGTCCTGA
- a CDS encoding class I SAM-dependent rRNA methyltransferase — MAPPAALPVARTTPKGAKSLRRGNPWLYRTELAAPPDVKGPGAVVLVVDSQGNPIGQALYARRSPLALRLITRKGPAEEPVNDAFFRRRLEAALARRATLSHRDGLRLVHGEADLLPGLFVDRYGSGLTLQTLSEGMDARKESLAKMLVELTGATHVVCRDDASGRDFEGLTRESRLLHGQGEARFAYHEGENRFEVDLLGDMKTGAFLDQVDNHLRAGELARGEALDLFSYHGGFALALSRNCASVVAVEQDEKAASRAQENARANRRDNVRVEHANAFDVLRRFDTEGQRFDTIVLDPPGLAKRREGLATALRAYHELNLRAFRCLKPDGLLVTCSCSGKLDRAGFEEMVLAAATDAKRPVQILERRGAGLDHPVLAGLPETEYLKALYVRAL, encoded by the coding sequence ATGGCCCCCCCAGCAGCCCTGCCCGTCGCACGCACCACCCCGAAGGGCGCGAAGTCCCTGCGCCGAGGCAACCCCTGGCTGTACCGCACCGAGCTCGCCGCACCGCCCGACGTGAAGGGGCCCGGAGCGGTGGTGCTGGTCGTGGACTCGCAAGGCAACCCCATCGGTCAGGCCCTCTACGCCCGGCGCTCCCCGCTGGCCTTGCGCCTCATCACGCGCAAGGGCCCCGCCGAGGAGCCGGTGAACGATGCCTTCTTCCGCCGCCGCCTGGAGGCAGCCCTCGCCCGTCGCGCGACGCTGTCCCACAGGGACGGTCTGCGGCTGGTGCACGGGGAAGCGGATCTGCTGCCTGGCCTCTTCGTCGACCGCTACGGCTCTGGCCTCACCCTCCAGACGCTCTCCGAGGGCATGGACGCACGCAAGGAGTCGCTCGCGAAGATGCTGGTGGAGCTCACCGGCGCCACCCATGTGGTGTGCCGGGACGACGCCTCGGGCCGCGACTTCGAGGGCCTGACGCGTGAGTCCCGCCTCCTGCACGGCCAGGGCGAGGCACGCTTCGCCTACCACGAGGGGGAGAACCGCTTCGAAGTCGACCTGCTGGGCGACATGAAGACGGGCGCCTTCCTGGACCAGGTGGACAACCACCTGCGCGCCGGAGAGCTGGCGCGAGGCGAGGCGCTGGACCTCTTCAGCTACCACGGAGGTTTCGCGCTGGCCCTGTCGCGCAACTGCGCCTCGGTGGTCGCGGTGGAGCAGGACGAGAAGGCCGCCTCGCGCGCTCAGGAGAACGCCCGCGCCAACCGCCGGGACAACGTCCGCGTGGAGCACGCGAACGCGTTCGACGTGCTGCGCCGCTTCGACACGGAAGGCCAGCGCTTCGACACCATCGTGTTGGACCCGCCGGGGTTGGCCAAGCGCCGCGAGGGCCTGGCCACCGCGCTGCGCGCCTACCACGAGCTCAACCTGCGCGCGTTCCGCTGCCTGAAGCCGGACGGGCTGCTCGTCACCTGCTCCTGCTCGGGCAAGCTGGACCGCGCGGGCTTCGAGGAGATGGTGCTCGCCGCCGCCACGGACGCGAAGCGCCCGGTGCAGATTCTGGAGCGCCGGGGCGCGGGGTTGGACCACCCCGTCCTCGCGGGTCTGCCGGAGACGGAGTACCTCAAGGCCCTCTACGTGCGCGCCTTGTAG